One genomic segment of Paenibacillus sp. FSL H8-0332 includes these proteins:
- a CDS encoding HAMP domain-containing sensor histidine kinase: MKGAGRFQLLHRSLLFRYLLIIVAALLFVPVVIPLTIAVYSIFGGLTHTSPPKEYKQYSSVDKLEMMWHEEARKLLDQPPADITRRLSVLSEAYPLSRIFWVDHAGKTQLVTEPSGPPLFLTGEAPAVPAQWSAAEAVAFMKDSAALKPLAIVAFIGDRAEAAEGFMVMQIPEDITKSKYAAGLDKWYSIAMLVFFLLFITSSWFFFIMIRRRLLRLQTAMVFTGQEGLPQIVPPGKPDEIGHLEEAFNTMVTELKAGRAREAEEEALRKRLVADLSHDLRTPLTVIRSHLHVLGKEPLSTRGQSSLELMDQRIESLGILIENLLSYNLLNSGRIALTLERRDVLRLVRESAAAWYPVWEKEGYRIDIDLEAAPLYWEVDDTWFRRVLDNLFQNILRHARSGLYVGILTEIREGNRVIIISDHGGGLEQSSDSAGAGLGLSIVDLLLKRMDLEWSMESTAKGTEVVIWKRDA, encoded by the coding sequence GTGAAGGGGGCAGGGCGTTTCCAGCTGCTGCACCGTTCGCTGCTTTTTCGCTATCTGCTCATTATCGTAGCTGCACTGCTGTTCGTGCCGGTTGTTATTCCGCTGACGATTGCAGTGTACAGCATCTTCGGGGGGCTTACTCATACAAGTCCACCCAAGGAGTATAAGCAGTATTCCAGTGTGGATAAGCTGGAGATGATGTGGCATGAGGAAGCCCGCAAGCTCCTTGACCAGCCCCCTGCGGATATCACCCGGCGGCTGTCGGTCTTAAGCGAAGCCTATCCGTTGTCCAGAATATTCTGGGTCGATCATGCGGGGAAAACACAGCTGGTGACAGAGCCTTCAGGACCGCCGCTGTTCTTGACGGGAGAGGCTCCGGCTGTTCCCGCCCAGTGGAGCGCCGCTGAAGCGGTAGCCTTCATGAAGGACAGTGCGGCGCTGAAGCCGCTGGCGATTGTCGCATTTATAGGAGACCGGGCAGAGGCCGCAGAGGGCTTCATGGTTATGCAGATTCCTGAGGATATTACGAAGAGCAAATATGCGGCAGGACTGGATAAATGGTATTCGATTGCCATGCTGGTGTTCTTCCTGCTGTTCATCACCAGCTCCTGGTTCTTCTTCATCATGATCCGCAGAAGGCTGCTGCGGCTGCAGACCGCTATGGTGTTCACCGGGCAGGAGGGCTTACCGCAGATTGTTCCGCCGGGGAAGCCGGATGAGATCGGGCATCTGGAGGAAGCGTTTAATACTATGGTGACGGAGCTTAAGGCAGGCCGTGCAAGGGAGGCGGAAGAAGAGGCGCTGCGCAAGCGGCTGGTAGCCGATCTGTCGCATGATCTGCGGACTCCGCTGACCGTCATTCGCAGCCACCTCCATGTACTGGGCAAGGAGCCGTTGTCAACACGCGGCCAGTCCTCCCTGGAGCTGATGGATCAGCGGATTGAGAGCCTTGGCATCCTGATTGAGAACCTGCTGTCCTACAATCTGCTGAACAGTGGACGCATTGCGCTGACTCTGGAACGCCGGGATGTGCTGAGACTGGTACGGGAGAGCGCCGCCGCCTGGTATCCCGTCTGGGAGAAGGAGGGGTACCGGATTGACATTGATCTGGAGGCTGCGCCGCTGTATTGGGAGGTCGATGACACCTGGTTCCGTAGGGTGCTGGATAACCTGTTCCAGAACATTCTGCGTCATGCACGCAGCGGATTATATGTAGGAATTCTTACGGAGATCCGTGAGGGCAACCGGGTGATTATCATTTCGGATCACGGCGGCGGCCTGGAGCAGAGCTCGGATTCCGCCGGAGCAGGTCTGGGACTGTCGATTGTCGATCTGCTGCTGAAGCGGATGGACCTGGAATGGAGCATGGAGAGTACGGCGAAGGGTACCGAGGTTGTGATCTGGAAGCGGGACGCCTGA
- a CDS encoding ABC transporter ATP-binding protein, which produces MKDTVIETRNLLKEYRGRAAVKNLNLNITKGEIYGFLGPNGAGKTTTIRMLLGLIKPTSGRIEIFGKELRANRMQILRKIGSLVESPSYYGHLSAWDNLEAIRRILGVPKVRIAEVLEIVSLTGEEKRPVKGFSLGMKQRLGIAAALLGSPELLILDEPTNGLDPSGIQEIRSLIKRLPGEQGITVLVSSHLLSEIEQMAGTVGIIREGQMVYQDTIAHLQQQAAGHLRLALSEPETALMTAVRRGCGGELQEGRLVLPRMSDARVSLLVKELVEEGHAIYRVEEHRQSLEEFFLQVVGGGEL; this is translated from the coding sequence ATGAAGGATACAGTGATAGAGACAAGAAATCTGCTTAAGGAATACCGCGGCCGTGCGGCTGTGAAGAACCTGAATCTCAATATTACAAAAGGGGAAATCTACGGGTTCCTCGGGCCGAACGGTGCCGGCAAAACAACAACTATCCGCATGCTGCTCGGCCTGATCAAGCCGACCTCCGGCAGGATTGAAATCTTCGGCAAGGAGCTGCGTGCGAACCGGATGCAGATTCTGCGCAAGATAGGCTCGCTGGTGGAATCGCCGTCCTATTACGGGCATCTGAGTGCATGGGACAACCTGGAGGCGATCCGCCGGATTCTGGGTGTGCCCAAGGTGCGCATTGCCGAGGTGCTGGAGATCGTATCGCTTACCGGGGAGGAGAAGCGGCCGGTCAAGGGCTTTTCACTGGGTATGAAGCAGCGGCTGGGGATAGCGGCAGCTCTGCTGGGCAGCCCGGAGCTGCTGATTCTCGATGAGCCGACTAACGGGCTGGACCCGTCAGGCATACAGGAGATCCGCTCCCTGATTAAGCGGCTGCCCGGCGAGCAGGGCATTACAGTTCTGGTATCCAGCCATCTGCTGAGCGAGATTGAGCAGATGGCCGGTACGGTCGGCATTATCCGCGAGGGGCAGATGGTCTACCAGGATACTATTGCCCATCTCCAGCAGCAGGCGGCCGGCCATCTGCGCCTGGCGTTATCCGAGCCGGAGACTGCGCTGATGACGGCGGTGCGGCGCGGCTGCGGCGGCGAGCTGCAGGAGGGCCGGCTGGTCCTGCCCCGGATGAGTGATGCCAGAGTATCGCTGTTGGTCAAAGAGCTGGTCGAGGAGGGCCACGCGATCTACAGGGTAGAGGAGCACAGGCAATCTCTGGAGGAATTCTTCCTGCAGGTGGTTGGGGGAGGGGAGCTATGA
- a CDS encoding ABC transporter permease yields MMWRALSADWLKIRGKGIWFLAFLGPLGLIAMQGLNFGLRYDYLRGQYREDLWGGLLSEVVPFVPIALYLGGTLICSLIANVEHQTSAWKQLLALPVSRTAVFLAKLLLCLLLLIVSCLLLSAGTVILGLLLGFGAQPIPLADVLRMGFAAYAAAMPIIALQLWLSLSSRNQTLPVSVGLTLSLVSPFGLYFTEWFPLSWPALAWSDPRPWLFSGAGLLLGLLVILPGAIHFARKDVD; encoded by the coding sequence ATGATGTGGCGTGCGCTGTCGGCGGACTGGCTTAAGATCCGCGGCAAAGGCATATGGTTCCTCGCCTTCCTTGGCCCGCTGGGCCTCATCGCCATGCAGGGACTGAATTTCGGCCTCCGTTATGACTATCTTCGCGGGCAGTACCGGGAGGACCTGTGGGGTGGCCTGCTCAGTGAGGTCGTCCCGTTTGTACCGATTGCCCTGTATCTTGGAGGCACACTGATCTGCTCCCTGATTGCGAATGTCGAGCATCAGACCAGCGCCTGGAAGCAGCTCCTGGCGCTGCCTGTCTCCCGTACGGCTGTGTTCCTGGCGAAGCTGCTGCTATGTCTGCTGCTGCTTATCGTGTCCTGCCTGCTGCTGTCGGCGGGGACTGTCATTCTCGGGTTGCTGCTCGGATTCGGTGCTCAGCCGATACCGCTTGCGGACGTCCTGCGGATGGGCTTCGCCGCTTATGCTGCGGCCATGCCTATCATTGCACTCCAGCTGTGGCTGTCTCTATCCAGCCGGAACCAGACTCTTCCGGTATCGGTGGGGTTGACTTTGTCACTGGTCAGCCCGTTCGGGTTATACTTCACGGAATGGTTCCCGCTCTCCTGGCCTGCCTTAGCCTGGAGTGATCCGCGTCCTTGGCTGTTCAGCGGAGCCGGCCTGTTGCTTGGACTCCTGGTAATCCTGCCTGGAGCCATACATTTCGCGCGAAAGGATGTGGACTGA
- a CDS encoding ABC transporter permease, giving the protein MRTFLRIMSAECMKIAGFRTWLLILLSPLVSLPIGALSDMQEDRVITWQVLLSTMSAVHALLFLPVLSGLFAALICRNEHSDGGWKQLLALPVTRTSVYFAKYALIVALLGAVQLLFLAGVLGVGWYRGAEGGVPWGLLMSSLFGGWFACLPLAALQLAISQGWSSFGAPLALNVCFTIPNMLIANSSTYGPYYPWVQPVLAMSPFGEERFGAFNLPLESLMIVVSGSLLLFLGAGLIAFWRKAV; this is encoded by the coding sequence ATGCGGACTTTTCTGCGAATAATGTCTGCGGAGTGCATGAAGATAGCCGGATTCCGTACCTGGCTGTTAATTCTGCTCAGTCCGCTGGTCTCTCTGCCGATTGGTGCGCTTTCGGACATGCAAGAGGATAGGGTGATAACCTGGCAGGTTCTGCTGAGTACGATGTCAGCGGTACATGCGCTGCTGTTTCTTCCGGTACTCTCTGGACTCTTCGCCGCTTTAATCTGCCGCAATGAGCATAGTGACGGTGGCTGGAAGCAGCTCCTGGCGCTTCCGGTTACACGGACCTCCGTATATTTTGCCAAATATGCATTAATTGTAGCGCTGCTGGGTGCGGTTCAGCTGCTGTTTCTTGCAGGGGTTCTGGGAGTGGGATGGTATCGGGGTGCAGAAGGGGGAGTTCCCTGGGGGCTGCTGATGAGCAGCCTGTTCGGAGGCTGGTTTGCCTGCCTGCCGCTGGCTGCCCTGCAACTGGCGATATCTCAAGGCTGGAGCAGCTTCGGCGCTCCGCTGGCGCTGAATGTCTGCTTCACCATTCCCAATATGCTGATTGCCAATTCCTCCACCTACGGTCCTTATTATCCATGGGTACAGCCGGTGCTGGCCATGTCCCCCTTCGGCGAAGAACGTTTCGGCGCCTTCAACCTGCCGCTGGAGAGCCTGATGATTGTCGTGTCGGGGAGCCTGCTTCTGTTCCTGGGAGCTGGCTTGATAGCCTTTTGGCGTAAGGCGGTATAA
- a CDS encoding metalloregulator ArsR/SmtB family transcription factor — MEPAALEECDNTCNGSELEPESMALILPDREITDKMAEMFKALGDPTRVRLIYALSQQELCVHDLSSILDMGQSAVSHQLRYLRNLRIVKRRKEGKTVYYSLNDAHVEQIFLQTHEHIRHE, encoded by the coding sequence ATGGAACCAGCGGCACTTGAAGAATGCGATAACACCTGTAATGGTTCCGAACTGGAACCGGAATCGATGGCCTTGATTCTGCCGGACCGCGAGATTACAGATAAGATGGCAGAGATGTTCAAGGCACTGGGTGATCCGACAAGAGTTCGGCTTATCTACGCGTTATCCCAGCAGGAGCTATGTGTGCATGACTTGTCCTCCATACTGGATATGGGACAGTCGGCAGTCTCCCATCAGCTCCGCTATCTGCGCAATCTGCGGATTGTGAAGCGCCGCAAGGAAGGCAAGACCGTATATTATTCGCTGAATGATGCACATGTAGAGCAGATCTTCCTGCAGACCCATGAGCATATCCGGCATGAATAG
- a CDS encoding cation diffusion facilitator family transporter: MNNDLHTHSHAGSHAHSHADGHSHSHSHAPDNKKGLLIALIITGGIMFLEFFGGLFTGSLALLSDSGHMLSDTASLALSLVAMIIAVKPASSKNSYGFHRFEIMAALFNGVTLFVIAGFIMYEAFQRFSAPPVVASGTMMLIASVGLLANLVSAWSLMRKSGAKDNINIRSAYLHVISDALGSVGALVAGLIMNLFSWYVADPIISVLVALLILRSAWGVIKQAFHILMEGTPLSVNADDVEKALLGIEGVQDVHDLHIWTITSGLDALSGHLLIKDGVNTEQVLQQALKLVEENFGIQHSTLQIENSAVKHGHLPV, from the coding sequence ATGAACAACGATTTACACACTCACTCACATGCTGGATCACATGCTCATTCGCACGCTGACGGGCATTCCCATTCACATTCACACGCACCGGATAATAAGAAAGGCCTGCTGATCGCCTTAATCATCACCGGCGGTATTATGTTTCTTGAATTCTTCGGCGGCCTGTTCACCGGGAGTCTGGCTCTTTTGTCCGACTCGGGGCATATGCTCAGCGATACCGCCTCCCTTGCCCTTAGCCTTGTAGCCATGATTATCGCGGTGAAACCGGCATCCTCCAAGAACTCCTACGGCTTCCACCGGTTCGAGATTATGGCAGCCTTGTTCAACGGGGTGACCCTGTTCGTGATTGCCGGATTCATTATGTATGAAGCTTTCCAGCGCTTCTCCGCCCCTCCGGTGGTAGCCAGCGGAACGATGATGCTGATTGCCAGTGTCGGACTGCTGGCCAATCTCGTCAGCGCGTGGTCACTGATGCGCAAAAGCGGGGCTAAAGACAACATCAATATCCGCAGTGCTTACCTGCACGTGATCAGCGATGCCCTCGGCTCCGTCGGCGCACTAGTGGCTGGTCTGATTATGAACCTGTTCTCCTGGTATGTCGCAGATCCTATCATCAGCGTGCTGGTCGCCCTGCTCATCCTGCGCAGCGCCTGGGGTGTCATCAAGCAGGCCTTCCATATTCTTATGGAAGGAACTCCGCTTAGCGTGAATGCCGATGATGTCGAGAAGGCGCTACTGGGCATTGAAGGGGTTCAGGATGTGCATGACCTGCATATCTGGACCATCACCTCCGGCCTGGATGCCCTAAGCGGTCATCTGCTGATCAAAGACGGGGTGAATACGGAGCAGGTGCTGCAACAAGCACTTAAATTAGTGGAAGAGAATTTCGGCATCCAGCACTCCACACTGCAGATTGAGAATTCCGCTGTGAAGCACGGTCACCTTCCGGTCTGA
- a CDS encoding heavy metal translocating P-type ATPase, with amino-acid sequence MSHLSTVEDNVKRKWVLDGLDCANCAMKIENKVKKIEGVSSCSVNFATKTMILETTAAAADEIAGQAEHTITKLEPHVKPRAVQASRAAKKPLSAESAAQVRGVAVQGQGHVHTHGEPHGHEHAHGEGRAHEDGHQHSHAAEHSHSQEDSHAHGHSHEHGEGNTRRILIRLGGGAVLAAAGMFLPVSGIAELLIFLAAYLIVGGEVVLAAARNIVRGQVFDENFLMALATIGAFAIGEYPEGVAVMLFYQVGELFQGMAVNRSRRSITALMDIRPEFAYLKEGNNLRKVSPEEVRVGDSIVVKPGEKVPLDGIILEGSAMMDTSALTGESVPRSTQPGSQVLSGFINRNGVITIEVTKDFGESAVSQILELVQNATNNKAKTENFITKFARAYTPVVVITALLLAVVPPLILSGATFSDWIYRALVFLVISCPCALVVSIPLGFFGGIGAASRSGILVKGSNYLEALNDVKIVVFDKTGTLTKGQFTVTGNVPAEGFTGQELLRVAAYAESHSSHPIAESIRAAYGEAIPGEAITDYNEISGHGIAVTVEGKAVLAGNMRLMEREGIASVTPQEYGTIVHIAVDKRYAGYLVIADEVKDDSLKAIQALNALGIHKTVMLTGDAAPVAESVGRQLGIKEIHAELLPGDKVAAIERLEREKGPKEKIIFVGDGINDTPVLARADVGIAMGGLGSDAAIEAADIVIMTDEPSKIASAIGIAKRTRTIVWQNIAFALGVKAVFLLLGAFGIATMWEAVFSDVGVTVLAVLNSMRALQPPKSV; translated from the coding sequence ATGAGTCATTTGAGTACGGTAGAAGACAATGTGAAGCGGAAATGGGTCCTGGATGGGCTGGACTGCGCGAACTGCGCAATGAAAATCGAGAATAAGGTCAAGAAGATTGAAGGCGTGTCCTCCTGCTCCGTCAACTTCGCCACGAAGACCATGATACTGGAGACAACGGCGGCTGCTGCGGATGAGATCGCCGGGCAGGCTGAGCATACAATTACCAAGCTGGAGCCGCATGTGAAGCCGCGGGCAGTTCAAGCTTCGCGGGCTGCTAAGAAGCCGTTGTCTGCGGAGAGTGCAGCTCAGGTGCGCGGTGTAGCGGTTCAAGGACAGGGCCATGTTCATACCCACGGTGAACCGCACGGTCATGAGCATGCCCACGGAGAAGGGCGTGCCCATGAAGACGGGCACCAGCATTCACATGCCGCTGAGCACAGCCACAGCCAGGAGGATTCACATGCCCACGGACACAGCCATGAGCATGGGGAGGGCAATACGCGCCGCATCCTGATCCGGCTGGGGGGCGGTGCTGTTCTGGCTGCTGCCGGGATGTTCCTGCCGGTCAGCGGAATTGCCGAGCTGCTGATCTTCTTAGCAGCCTATCTGATTGTCGGCGGTGAGGTTGTCCTCGCCGCTGCCCGGAATATTGTAAGAGGCCAGGTGTTCGATGAGAACTTCCTGATGGCCCTTGCGACCATCGGTGCTTTCGCCATCGGCGAATATCCCGAAGGCGTCGCGGTTATGCTCTTCTATCAGGTAGGGGAGCTATTCCAGGGAATGGCCGTGAATCGTTCACGCCGTTCGATTACAGCGCTGATGGATATCCGGCCGGAATTCGCCTATCTGAAGGAAGGCAATAATCTGCGCAAGGTGTCCCCCGAAGAGGTTAGAGTAGGGGACAGCATCGTAGTTAAGCCCGGCGAGAAGGTTCCGCTGGACGGGATTATTCTTGAGGGCAGCGCGATGATGGATACCTCGGCACTGACCGGAGAATCGGTACCCCGCTCGACACAGCCGGGAAGCCAGGTGCTGAGCGGATTCATTAACCGCAATGGCGTGATTACCATTGAAGTGACCAAGGACTTCGGTGAATCGGCAGTCTCGCAGATTCTGGAGCTGGTACAGAATGCTACGAATAACAAAGCGAAAACAGAGAATTTCATCACCAAATTCGCCCGTGCCTATACGCCGGTTGTAGTTATAACAGCGCTGCTGCTGGCAGTGGTTCCGCCACTGATTCTGAGCGGAGCGACCTTCTCGGACTGGATCTACCGTGCACTGGTCTTCCTCGTTATTTCTTGTCCTTGTGCGCTTGTCGTGTCGATTCCCCTCGGGTTCTTCGGCGGGATCGGAGCGGCTTCCCGCAGCGGGATTCTGGTGAAGGGCAGCAACTACCTGGAAGCGTTGAATGATGTGAAGATCGTTGTGTTCGATAAGACAGGAACCTTGACCAAAGGCCAGTTCACCGTGACCGGCAATGTTCCGGCAGAAGGCTTCACCGGGCAGGAGCTGCTGCGGGTAGCGGCTTATGCGGAGAGCCATTCCAGCCATCCGATTGCGGAATCCATCCGTGCAGCCTATGGCGAAGCTATTCCTGGTGAAGCCATTACCGACTATAACGAAATCTCCGGGCACGGCATCGCCGTTACCGTGGAGGGGAAGGCAGTGCTGGCCGGGAACATGCGGCTGATGGAGCGTGAAGGAATTGCCAGCGTGACCCCGCAGGAGTATGGAACGATCGTTCATATTGCTGTAGATAAGCGCTACGCAGGATATCTCGTCATTGCAGATGAAGTGAAGGACGATTCCCTTAAGGCGATTCAGGCTCTGAATGCACTGGGAATTCACAAGACGGTCATGCTGACCGGCGATGCCGCTCCTGTAGCCGAGTCTGTCGGCAGACAGCTGGGCATTAAGGAGATTCATGCAGAGCTGCTGCCGGGAGATAAGGTCGCGGCGATTGAACGGCTGGAGCGGGAAAAGGGGCCGAAGGAGAAGATCATTTTTGTCGGGGACGGGATTAATGATACTCCGGTGCTGGCCAGAGCGGATGTCGGGATTGCCATGGGCGGACTTGGCTCGGATGCGGCGATTGAAGCAGCAGATATTGTAATCATGACGGATGAGCCTTCCAAAATCGCCTCCGCCATTGGGATCGCCAAGCGGACACGGACCATCGTCTGGCAGAACATTGCTTTTGCGCTGGGAGT